A genomic window from Prochlorococcus sp. RS04 includes:
- a CDS encoding DUF2808 domain-containing protein has protein sequence MLKITKKFTMNFKILRFLVIPTILVSTPFFNKIQDAKAGLEFQWNQDSVYRRLKWFQKENKKKFRNTIYFFLRPADRRSELLKINLAIPKTFKSTLKSEKISFCKVRIGGFENRTKCLEDIPADIEINTDESGLRSLDIYPYSPIPSNKDSYAIVLKVFNPKRSGLYQFHSYGQPKGKSFSNYLGSWTIVID, from the coding sequence ATGTTAAAAATCACAAAGAAATTTACCATGAATTTTAAAATTTTAAGATTTCTAGTTATTCCCACAATTTTAGTTTCGACACCTTTTTTTAATAAAATCCAAGATGCTAAAGCAGGGTTGGAATTTCAGTGGAATCAAGACTCTGTGTATAGAAGATTAAAGTGGTTTCAAAAAGAAAATAAAAAGAAATTTAGAAATACAATTTATTTTTTCTTAAGGCCAGCTGATAGAAGAAGTGAACTCCTAAAAATTAATCTAGCAATCCCTAAAACCTTTAAATCCACTTTAAAAAGTGAAAAAATAAGTTTTTGCAAGGTAAGAATTGGCGGTTTTGAGAATAGAACAAAATGTTTAGAAGACATTCCAGCTGATATCGAAATTAATACTGATGAATCAGGCTTACGTTCACTAGATATTTACCCTTACAGTCCAATTCCTTCAAATAAAGACAGTTATGCAATTGTCTTAAAAGTCTTTAATCCCAAAAGATCAGGTTTATATCAATTTCATTCATATGGGCAACCCAAAGGGAAATCATTCTCAAATTACTTAGGAAGCTGGACTATAGTGATCGATTAA
- the aroH gene encoding chorismate mutase yields the protein MFEKMKDDYKITFIRGATTASGNSVREIEVAVVELIDELISRNNLIKTNILSITFTATKDLDACFPASIARKFNGLDSVAFLDCQQMFVSDDVDFCIRIMAQVLLPPNYSIKHPYLKGAAKLRTDRC from the coding sequence ATGTTTGAAAAAATGAAAGACGATTATAAAATTACATTTATTCGAGGTGCTACAACAGCATCTGGTAATTCTGTTAGAGAAATAGAAGTTGCCGTAGTGGAATTAATTGATGAATTAATTTCACGAAACAATCTAATTAAGACGAACATACTATCCATTACATTCACAGCGACAAAAGATTTAGATGCATGTTTCCCCGCTTCAATAGCAAGGAAATTTAATGGACTTGATTCAGTTGCCTTTTTAGACTGCCAACAAATGTTTGTATCTGATGATGTTGATTTTTGTATAAGAATAATGGCTCAAGTTTTATTGCCACCAAATTATTCAATAAAGCACCCTTATTTAAAAGGCGCGGCAAAATTAAGGACAGATAGATGTTAA
- the sppA gene encoding signal peptide peptidase SppA, protein MIWPFRRKSKKRLARIVIDEPITGSTRVSVLKALKQIEDREFPALIVRIDSPGGTVGDSQEIYSAIKRLKDKGCKVISSFGNVSASGGVYIGVASDKIVANPGTITGSIGVIIRGNNLSELLDKIGIKFETVKSGVFKDILSPDKPLSEEGRNLLQGLIDESYNQFTEAVAEGRNLSVEEVRKFADGRIFTGTQALKLGLVDKVGDEFVARELAAEMVNIDPKIQPLTFGKKKKKILGLIPGSRIIEKIINNIFFEFDSSNKILWLYKP, encoded by the coding sequence ATGATTTGGCCTTTTAGACGAAAGTCAAAAAAAAGATTAGCTCGTATAGTAATCGATGAGCCTATTACAGGTTCAACAAGAGTTTCAGTCCTTAAAGCTCTTAAACAAATTGAAGATAGAGAATTTCCTGCTTTAATCGTGAGAATTGATTCTCCAGGGGGTACTGTTGGGGATAGCCAAGAAATATATTCTGCTATTAAAAGACTTAAAGATAAAGGATGTAAAGTCATTTCTAGTTTTGGGAACGTCTCAGCATCAGGAGGTGTTTACATTGGTGTTGCATCTGACAAAATAGTTGCTAATCCAGGAACAATTACAGGATCTATTGGTGTGATTATAAGAGGAAATAATTTATCTGAATTATTAGATAAAATCGGCATCAAATTTGAGACTGTTAAAAGCGGTGTATTTAAAGATATACTTTCTCCAGATAAACCTCTAAGTGAGGAAGGTAGAAATCTACTCCAAGGACTTATAGATGAAAGTTACAATCAATTTACTGAAGCTGTTGCTGAAGGAAGGAATTTATCTGTTGAAGAAGTAAGAAAATTTGCTGATGGAAGAATTTTCACTGGAACACAAGCACTCAAACTTGGTCTTGTTGATAAGGTTGGAGATGAATTTGTTGCAAGGGAGCTAGCTGCAGAAATGGTTAATATTGATCCTAAAATTCAACCCTTAACATTTGGGAAGAAGAAGAAAAAAATACTTGGACTAATTCCTGGAAGTAGAATAATTGAGAAAATTATCAATAATATCTTTTTTGAGTTTGATTCATCTAATAAAATACTTTGGTTATACAAGCCTTAA
- a CDS encoding DMT family transporter: MNSILNWFLMILPFALWGTSMAAMTPLVSSAGPEFVASLRLLPAGILVLITTYLFKRDLKIYKCDLKWFFVFTIVDATFFQLFLTYGIEKTGAGLGSVLIDSQPLLVAILARAIFGNLINPVGWLGLLFGLGGIVFLGVPQEVLGNWWLMSDKSINDVTFNFGELWMLAASLAMALGTILIRFTCTKSDPVAVTGWHMVLGSLPLIIKHCLQSNFTIIPDWSIFDWGLMSFASIFGGAIAYGLFFYFANNKEITGFSTLAFLTPVFALLSGGVWLDERLTIVQWIGVVFVLISVFFVSQRKSLWENKFSDTTI; encoded by the coding sequence ATGAATTCAATCCTAAATTGGTTTTTAATGATACTCCCTTTTGCACTTTGGGGTACTTCAATGGCGGCTATGACTCCTTTAGTATCTAGTGCTGGGCCAGAGTTTGTGGCCTCTTTAAGATTACTTCCTGCAGGGATACTTGTTCTAATAACAACATATTTGTTTAAAAGAGATTTAAAAATCTATAAGTGTGATTTGAAGTGGTTTTTTGTTTTTACGATTGTAGATGCCACTTTTTTTCAGTTGTTTTTAACTTATGGGATTGAAAAAACTGGAGCAGGTTTAGGTTCTGTCTTAATTGATTCTCAACCTCTTTTGGTAGCTATTTTAGCGAGAGCAATTTTTGGAAATTTAATTAATCCAGTAGGATGGTTAGGACTACTTTTTGGCTTGGGAGGAATAGTATTTTTAGGAGTTCCACAAGAAGTTTTAGGGAATTGGTGGTTGATGTCTGATAAGTCTATAAATGATGTTACTTTTAACTTCGGAGAACTTTGGATGCTTGCAGCTTCTCTCGCTATGGCATTAGGAACAATTTTAATTAGATTCACTTGTACAAAAAGTGATCCAGTGGCAGTTACAGGTTGGCATATGGTTTTAGGGAGTTTGCCCTTAATTATTAAGCACTGCTTACAATCAAATTTCACAATAATTCCAGATTGGTCAATATTTGATTGGGGACTTATGTCATTTGCAAGTATTTTTGGTGGAGCAATAGCATATGGATTGTTTTTCTACTTTGCTAATAATAAAGAAATAACTGGATTTAGCACTCTTGCATTTTTAACACCTGTATTTGCTCTTCTCAGTGGAGGTGTTTGGTTAGATGAAAGACTCACTATTGTGCAGTGGATAGGAGTGGTGTTTGTTCTTATCTCGGTATTTTTTGTTAGCCAGAGAAAGAGTTTATGGGAAAATAAATTTTCTGATACTACTATTTAA
- a CDS encoding glycosyltransferase family 4 protein translates to MRIVLISTPIGFLGSGKGGGVELTLNSLVSGLISLGHSVEVVAPKNSKLHESNVKAKLHFVEGEDQISWQHQNYNSPVIIPDNSLLAGMLEKGVDIAKHADVLLNMSYDWLPIWMTLNLEMPIAHIISMGSESSVINNLISKVYARYPNNFAFHSKIQASDYPFIKKPTIIGNGFNLDNYIFQDSDKGPLAWVGRVAPEKGLEDAVYVANQLGEKLKVWGFIEDEIYASKIEKTFPQGAIDWMGFLSTDVLQKELGKCRVLLNTPKWNEAYGNVIVEALACGVPVVAYKRGGPSEIIQHGQTGYLADPDDKNNMLSYVEIIENIKRHKCREWVEKNASADIFANKVVNWLNKVMHEYK, encoded by the coding sequence ATGCGAATAGTTTTGATTAGTACTCCAATAGGGTTCTTAGGTAGTGGTAAAGGTGGTGGAGTTGAATTAACTTTAAATTCTTTAGTTTCAGGTTTAATTTCTTTAGGCCATTCTGTTGAGGTTGTAGCTCCAAAAAATTCTAAGTTACATGAAAGTAATGTAAAAGCAAAATTACACTTTGTGGAAGGTGAAGATCAAATTAGTTGGCAGCATCAAAATTATAATTCTCCCGTGATTATCCCTGACAATTCTCTTTTAGCAGGAATGCTTGAAAAGGGAGTAGATATCGCTAAACATGCAGATGTGTTGTTGAACATGTCCTATGATTGGTTGCCTATCTGGATGACTCTAAATTTAGAGATGCCCATTGCACATATTATTAGTATGGGTTCTGAAAGTTCAGTAATTAATAATTTAATCTCTAAGGTATATGCTAGATATCCAAATAATTTTGCTTTTCATTCCAAAATCCAAGCTAGTGATTATCCATTCATAAAAAAACCAACAATTATTGGTAATGGGTTTAATTTAGATAATTATATTTTTCAAGATTCAGATAAGGGACCGTTGGCATGGGTTGGAAGAGTGGCTCCTGAGAAAGGTTTGGAGGATGCAGTTTATGTGGCAAATCAACTTGGCGAAAAATTAAAAGTTTGGGGATTTATAGAAGATGAGATTTATGCCTCAAAGATAGAAAAAACATTCCCTCAAGGAGCTATAGATTGGATGGGATTTTTATCGACAGATGTATTACAAAAAGAACTTGGTAAATGTAGAGTTTTGCTAAATACTCCGAAATGGAATGAGGCATATGGGAACGTTATTGTTGAAGCTTTAGCATGTGGTGTGCCAGTTGTAGCTTATAAAAGGGGAGGGCCTAGTGAAATTATTCAGCATGGCCAAACAGGTTATCTTGCGGATCCTGATGATAAAAATAATATGCTTTCTTATGTAGAGATTATTGAAAATATAAAGCGTCATAAATGTAGAGAATGGGTAGAAAAAAATGCCTCCGCAGATATATTTGCTAACAAGGTTGTGAACTGGCTTAATAAGGTAATGCATGAATATAAATAA
- a CDS encoding ArnT family glycosyltransferase codes for MILLNSKKRLITLLIILVCGIIIFFLGLGTTGLVDETPPLFAAAARAMSESGDWLTPKVNGIFRFDKPPLIYWLMGFFYSLPKNEIWDSFGTLSARLPSALASLFLMLMIGDTLFCWPQKSNRQFLTPIVASLGFALSPLIIIWSRTAVSDALLTGILGISLLLFWRRMASENNDQCISAWVFLGFAILVKGPVAFVLALLTITSFLFCQKNWKKLLSKIKPKKGFLITTLISVPWYILELLKEGKPFWDSFFDYHNFQRYTSVVNNHAEPFWFFLYIMILASLPFTPFLYHGIFETLKDFFKRSKESCNVNETLYTYSLCWLTSVLIFFSLSATKLPSYWLPAIPAAALLTSNSFISLKNINKSYLYFWIFNILILFGFSIAFFFSNIWLSTINDPEMPNLASELVSSGIIFKAKLFFFSFTLFAIILFSFKSRNILLYLQILLLIGQSYLMSPIRKLADTSRQLPLRNISKLILDIREGRETLAMIGIRKPSLHYYSRQIVFYEPSTEEGLINLSERLNTDRRENYEDQPDYEYKSLLVVIDEYSTRQQQWSKINHQKLGKFGIYNLWRIQKSDLNKYARLLVKSGYKSDWENRKVEKF; via the coding sequence ATGATTCTTCTTAACTCAAAAAAAAGGCTCATAACCTTACTAATAATTTTAGTTTGCGGGATCATTATATTTTTCTTAGGTTTAGGCACTACAGGATTGGTAGACGAAACTCCCCCTTTATTTGCCGCTGCAGCACGGGCAATGAGTGAATCTGGTGATTGGTTAACTCCAAAAGTTAATGGAATATTCCGTTTTGATAAGCCTCCACTGATATATTGGCTAATGGGTTTTTTTTATTCATTACCGAAAAACGAAATCTGGGATAGCTTCGGGACTCTCTCAGCAAGACTCCCTTCAGCTTTGGCATCATTATTTTTGATGTTGATGATTGGAGATACGTTGTTTTGTTGGCCACAGAAGAGTAATAGGCAATTCCTGACTCCAATAGTTGCATCATTAGGATTTGCACTTTCTCCATTAATAATTATTTGGAGTAGAACTGCTGTGAGTGATGCACTTTTAACTGGAATTTTAGGGATTAGCCTGCTTTTGTTTTGGAGAAGAATGGCAAGTGAAAATAATGATCAATGCATTTCAGCTTGGGTATTTTTAGGTTTTGCAATTTTAGTGAAAGGACCTGTTGCATTCGTTTTGGCATTATTGACTATTACGTCTTTCTTGTTTTGTCAGAAGAATTGGAAAAAGTTGCTCAGTAAGATAAAACCTAAAAAAGGTTTTTTAATAACAACGCTAATAAGTGTTCCATGGTACATATTAGAACTTCTAAAAGAGGGAAAGCCTTTTTGGGATAGTTTTTTTGATTACCATAATTTTCAAAGATATACCTCAGTTGTAAATAATCATGCAGAACCGTTTTGGTTTTTTCTTTACATAATGATATTGGCTTCATTACCATTCACTCCTTTTTTATATCATGGGATATTTGAAACCCTTAAGGATTTCTTTAAAAGGTCAAAAGAAAGTTGCAATGTCAATGAAACCCTTTATACATATTCTCTATGTTGGTTAACGTCAGTTTTAATCTTCTTTAGCCTTTCTGCAACGAAACTACCTAGCTATTGGCTGCCAGCAATTCCAGCGGCGGCATTGTTAACAAGTAATAGCTTTATAAGCTTAAAAAATATAAATAAAAGTTATTTATATTTCTGGATTTTTAATATTTTAATTTTGTTTGGCTTCTCAATAGCTTTCTTTTTCTCGAATATTTGGTTGAGTACGATTAATGATCCCGAAATGCCTAATCTTGCATCTGAACTTGTAAGCTCTGGGATTATTTTCAAAGCTAAATTGTTCTTCTTTTCATTCACCCTTTTTGCAATAATCTTATTTTCTTTCAAATCTAGAAATATCCTTCTTTATCTTCAAATTTTACTTTTAATTGGACAATCTTATTTGATGTCGCCAATAAGAAAATTAGCAGATACTTCAAGGCAATTACCTTTAAGGAATATCTCAAAATTAATTCTAGATATTCGCGAGGGAAGGGAAACTTTAGCAATGATCGGGATCAGGAAACCTTCATTACATTATTATTCGAGACAAATAGTTTTTTATGAACCAAGTACTGAAGAGGGATTAATTAATCTGTCAGAAAGGCTAAATACTGATAGAAGAGAGAATTATGAGGATCAACCTGATTATGAATATAAATCTCTATTGGTAGTAATAGATGAATACTCCACCCGCCAACAGCAATGGTCAAAAATTAATCATCAAAAATTGGGCAAATTTGGGATTTATAATTTATGGCGAATTCAAAAAAGTGATTTAAATAAGTATGCGAGATTACTAGTTAAAAGTGGTTATAAATCTGACTGGGAAAACAGAAAAGTTGAAAAATTTTAA